The following coding sequences lie in one Sesamum indicum cultivar Zhongzhi No. 13 linkage group LG9, S_indicum_v1.0, whole genome shotgun sequence genomic window:
- the LOC105170934 gene encoding F-box protein At2g32560, translating into MHNWTPPSCQMLLFLITCSFSFLLFYKSLPLKPLPSWACEMRLLSFCFWKGLSFFSITKSIRNTLLAATFSLFTSIMSPKKKNSSSKVESVEMVSETSVLDLPDLVLECILEKLPPEGLCKMAGVCTSLRDWCTSDHLWERHMKNKWGRIVGPAAYREWQFHVVSGKSSIYQDKQKGLMGYLIQLWPFALIRSSFSNISKKQSFPPVDSIMSWYLALESGKFWFPAQVYNRENGHIGFMLSCYDAELSYDQRTDTFQARYPPHGRRASAIETGVTWDRLRAPPVDTSPHNLHISDCLNELKPGDQIEIQWRRNKEFPYGWWYGVVGHLETCDGNADYCRCHDSDTLVLEFNQYTRGSRWRRTTVSRKDHREEGNEADGFYGGIRKLCGKEEISMWKKLWPAEALE; encoded by the exons atgcataactGGACTCCCCCCTCTTGTCAAATGCTTCTCTTCTTGATCACTTGTTCCTTCTCCTTCCTCCTCTTCTACAAGTCTCTTCCCCTGAAGCCACTTCCCTCTTGGGCTTGTGAGATGAGATTGCTTTCTTTCTGCTTCTGGAAaggtctttcttttttctccatcACTAAGTCCATAAGAAACACTCTCTTAGCTGCAACTTTCTCACTTTTCACTTCAATAATGTCACCCAAGAAGAAGAACTCTAGCTCCAAAGTTGAGAGTGTTGAGATGGTGTCAGAGACTTCTGTGCTTGATTTGCCTGACCTCGTATTGGAATGCATTCTTGAGAAGCTCCCACCGGAGGGGCTTTGCAAGATGGCTGGTGTGTGTACCTCTTTGAGGGATTGGTGCACGAGTGATCATTTGTGGGAAAGGCATATGAAGAACAAATGGGGTAGAATTGTTGGCCCTGCTGCATACAGGGAATGGCAGTTTCATGTTGTTTCAGGAAAAAGTTCAATCTATCAAGACAAGCAAAAGGGACTGATGGGCTATCTCATTCAACTGTGGCCCTTTGCATTGATTAGATCTAGTTTTAGCAATATTAGCAAGAAGCAGAGTTTTCCTCCAGTTGATTCAATAATGTCTTGGTATCTTGCTCTTGAGTCTGGCAAGTTCTGGTTCCCTGCCCAGGTCTACAACCGCGAG AATGGTCATATTGGATTTATGTTGTCATGCTATGACGCTGAGCTCAGCTATGACCAGAGGACCGACACTTTCCAAGCCAG ATATCCACCACATGGAAGAAGAGCTAGTGCAATTGAGACTGGTGTAACATGGGATAGACTAAGAGCTCCTCCTGTTGATACTTCTCCGCACAATCTTCATATCTCCGATTGTTTAAATGAGTTGAAACCTGGTGATCAGATTGAAATCCAATGgagaagaaacaaagaatTTCCATATG GTTGGTGGTATGGTGTTGTAGGCCACTTGGAAACATGTGATGGGAATGCAGATTACTGCCGATGTCATGATAGCG ACACTTTGGTGCTGGAGTTCAACCAGTACACGCGCGGTTCCCGTTGGAGAAGAACAACTGTTAG
- the LOC105170933 gene encoding uncharacterized protein LOC105170933, with product MENLRGKNGMSVPEFGGWDGKSETNYSVVFSQARANKKKHKSELPTRNSHGNEFELLPQDRDDVEAFSATKNQMSVPQFGGWDGKAQNETNYSVVFTHARAHKKKHKSELPPRNSLGNEFEFPTLHPNEGVVFSTMPKKKKEKKTKTWFSCFATY from the exons ATGGAAAACTTGAGGGGG AAAAATGGGATGTCTGTGCCTGAGTTCGGCGGGTGGGATGGGAAGAGTGAAACCAATTACTCGGTGGTATTCTCACAGGCGCGCGCTAACAAGAAGAAGCACAAGAGTGAGCTGCCCACTCGCAATAGCCATGGGAATGAGTTTGAGCTACTCCCGCAAGATCGTGACGACGTTGAGGCTTTTTCGGCTACG aaaaatcaaatgtCTGTACCTCAATTTGGTGGATGGGATGGAAAGGCTCAGAACGAAACCAATTACTCGGTAGTGTTCACACACGCCCGTGCTCACAAGAAGAAGCACAAGAGCGAACTGCCCCCTCGCAATAGCCTTGGGAATGAATTCGAGTTCCCCACCCTACACCCCAACGAGGGTGTCGTTTTTTCAACTATG CCgaaaaagaagaaggagaagaagacGAAGACATggtttagttgttttgctaCGTACTGA